The following proteins are encoded in a genomic region of Diabrotica virgifera virgifera chromosome 1, PGI_DIABVI_V3a:
- the LOC126885820 gene encoding uncharacterized protein LOC126885820, whose amino-acid sequence MNSKYIQVIAVFTILHAIFVYAEVETLKSSLSDELDPLQDNENSEEIIKEQEKRTIFKPVVKNVAWVKHKPVKYVLGYGPPELKIKPVLRPVAIKHLGYHYNKPKIHFHLKRPVVHIPQIRPVVEPEWKPIIKPVGSLVKPVHIIKPVKPVHVEHVHAVKPVHHVHVEPVHADNLHLNPVPHIDHVHREPIVQVQHIQPVHVTDHVHHVTTGHVNHLHHIAAPHLHAVHPAAPHLHAVHPAAPHLHAVHPGVVPAPFLPSAQLFEVTKPDLGVLPLGATFPTTALKEIPAPQLVPHPVLPVPNPVHVHPFLPLPPPVPVVPAPVPIAPAPVPIAPVAPVQHVYPVGTVHPAHLPVTHLHPVEPVHHVHPVGHIPIAEPAPIGHLHPVAQLHQDHIHQVYPPEHIHAGNYPYPVEHVHPLAHLHPDHLHESQLHQHVHPLAHLHPDHLHVSQLHQDHLHLGQLHQDHLHVGQFHQDQAHVVGQEHVHLGQLHQDHVHPVGHLHQDIHLGQIHQDHIHPLAHLHPQPQPGVQVDYHGTHLLNSLGPEQPPAQNLLPNHYHFQYPQIPQHQVPNQEVPLEGQPNYADGGQNGYNQQVPQGQGQTQFNGYPNQFQQDNPNIQDHYPNPQEDNRYQLAHQVSSQQFFREGQFQIGNQNEEQGYSYPQPASRFIQPGQTDVQFPLHLPNHPGFNRGYEQDNQQEASQQHERAFKPSIQLEPPF is encoded by the exons ATGAACTCAAAATAT ATACAAGTAATCGCAGTTTTTACGATTTTACATGCGATTTTTGTATACGCAGAAGTTGAAACTCTAAAATCATCTCTATCAGACGAACTAGATCCTCTTCAAGACAACGAAAACTCGGAAGAAATCATAAAAGAGCAAGAAAAAAGAACTATCTTCAAACCGGTTGTTAAAAATGTCGCTTGGGTTAAACATAAACCAGTGAAATATGTATTAGGATATGGACCTCCTGAGCTGAAAATAAAGCCAGTGTTAAGACCAGTAGCTATAAAGCACTTAGGATATCACTATAACAAACCAAAAATTCACTTCCACCTCAAAAGACCAGTGGTTCACATTCCCCAAATCAGACCTGTCGTAGAACCTGAGTGGAAACCTATTATCAAACCAGTTGGCTCTCTAGTCAAACCGGTACACATTATTAAACCAGTTAAACCTGTACATGTAGAACATGTTCACGCCGTTAAGCCAGTACATCATGTACACGTTGAGCCAGTTCATGCAGATAATCTGCACTTAAATCCTGTGCCTCACATAGACCATGTCCACCGAGAACCTATCGTGCAAGTTCAGCACATACAACCAGTTCATGTAACGGATCATGTGCATCATGTTACTACTGGTCACGTAAACCATCTCCATCATATAGCTGCACCTCACCTACACGCAGTACACCCAGCTGCACCTCACCTACACGCAGTACACCCAGCTGCACCTCACCTACACGCAGTACATCCAGGAGTGGTGCCTGCTCCGTTCCTTCCTTCAGCACAATTATTCGAAGTCACCAAACCCGATCTGGGTGTTCTACCGTTAGGAGCAACTTTCCCAACAACTGCTCTGAAGGAAATACCTGCACCTCAGCTAGTACCTCATCCAGTTTTACCTGTTCCAAACCCAGTTCATGTTCATCCTTTCTTGCCTCTTCCCCCGCCTGTTCCTGTAGTCCCAGCACCAGTTCCTATTGCACCAGCACCAGTGCCTATCGCACCAGTAGCACCTGTTCAACATGTATATCCCGTGGGAACTGTACATCCAGCGCATCTTCCAGTAACTCACCTTCATCCAGTTGAGCCTGTGCATCATGTGCATCCTGTAGGCCATATTCCTATAGCTGAACCGGCTCCTATAGGTCATTTGCATCCAGTAGCGCAACTACATCAAGATCATATCCATCAAGTTTATCCTCCAGAACATATTCATGCAGGAAACTATCCGTATCCTGTAGAACATGTTCATCCCCTAGCTCACTTACATCCAGATCATCTTCATGAAAGTCAGCTTCACCAACATGTTCATCCTCTAGCTCACTTACATCCAGATCATCTTCATGTAAGTCAGCTTCACCAAGATCATCTTCATTTAGGTCAGCTTCATCAAGATCATCTTCATGTAGGTCAGTTTCATCAAGATCAGGCCCACGTTGTTGGTCAAGAACATGTACACCTAGGTCAACTACATCAGGATCACGTGCATCCCGTAGGCCACTTACACCAGGACATTCATTTAGGTCAAATACATCAAGATCACATTCATCCTTTAGCTCATTTGCACCCACAACCACAACCAGGTGTTCAAGTAGATTACCATGGAACACATCTTCTAAACTCTCTAGGCCCCGAACAGCCCCCTGCCCAGAATTTGCTCCCGAATCATTACCATTTCCAGTACCCGCAAATACCCCAACATCAGGTTCCTAACCAAGAAGTGCCTTTGGAAGGACAACCAAATTATGCTGATGGGGGTCAAAATGGTTATAATCAGCAAGTACCGCAAGGCCAGGGTCAAACTCAGTTCAATGGGTACCCTAACCAATTCCAACAAGATAACCCTAATATTCAAGACCACTACCCAAATCCCCAAGAAGATAACAGGTATCAATTGGCACATCAAGTTAGCAGTCAACAGTTCTTTAGAGAAGGGCAGTTTCAAATAG GTAACCAAAATGAAGAGCAAGGATACTCCTATCCTCAACCAGCTAGCCGGTTTATCCAGCCAGGTCAAACTGACGTCCAGTTTCCCTTACATCTACCAAACCATCCTGGTTTCAACAGAGGATACGAACAGGACAATCAGCAGGAAGCTTCACAGCAACACGAAAGAGCATTTAAGCCTTCTATACAGTTAGAACCACCGTTTTAA